In Polynucleobacter sp. TUM22923, one genomic interval encodes:
- a CDS encoding DUF3422 domain-containing protein produces MKSYDHPLRKQLHEEVHARPPIALWPNERVLSQSFLLDANSRQTQIQWIQKLSAALGISNDLEQDHSFKMLSLASEPERVLIKWELHGEFATIAAIVHNPVKIIKPLLESRLELEQELDTLFKALGCPKIVEAGGERISALDLVFEQRPLFEDALEVSTIFNGNTVLGAYILAGKAAQLWTDLRLDVDGYISYFIPHDSLGSRQVGRVARALAEAETYRMAAMLAFPVAKSLSLPLRGAESELSELSQLIAKLQTEPGIQTEKDGKFLGELSGLASRAEQWISGYGLRFTAAEAYSQLLNKNLLELAESPIPGVQSLSEFMDRRFQPAMGTCIWTQRRLKELSDRISRTTQTLRTRIEFVNEEQTQKLLASMDQRARLQLRLQQTVESLSVLVLTYYAVSLLAYMAKGGKEAGWDIHPEIVAAVAAPVVAIIFFLISRYRRNRILTIVKSS; encoded by the coding sequence ATGAAATCATATGATCATCCTTTGAGAAAGCAATTACACGAAGAGGTGCATGCGCGTCCCCCGATTGCACTATGGCCTAACGAGCGGGTTCTGTCCCAATCCTTTTTGCTTGATGCGAACTCTCGTCAGACACAAATTCAATGGATTCAGAAGTTGAGTGCCGCTCTAGGGATTTCGAATGACCTTGAGCAGGACCATTCTTTCAAGATGTTAAGTCTAGCTTCAGAGCCGGAGAGGGTGCTCATTAAGTGGGAGCTTCATGGGGAGTTCGCAACTATTGCGGCGATTGTTCATAACCCAGTCAAGATCATCAAACCGTTGCTAGAGTCACGTCTCGAGCTTGAGCAAGAGCTTGACACTCTTTTTAAAGCGCTAGGCTGCCCCAAAATTGTAGAGGCGGGTGGAGAGAGAATTTCTGCGCTCGATCTTGTCTTTGAGCAGCGACCTTTATTTGAGGATGCCTTAGAAGTTTCGACTATTTTTAATGGTAATACTGTTTTGGGTGCCTATATTTTGGCGGGTAAGGCGGCTCAATTGTGGACGGATTTACGGTTGGATGTCGATGGCTATATTTCTTATTTCATTCCACATGATTCGCTGGGGTCTCGACAGGTGGGACGAGTAGCTAGAGCGCTTGCAGAGGCAGAAACTTACCGAATGGCAGCTATGCTAGCCTTTCCGGTCGCCAAAAGTCTTTCTCTTCCATTGAGGGGCGCTGAGTCTGAGTTATCCGAACTATCTCAGCTTATTGCCAAACTGCAAACAGAGCCAGGTATTCAGACTGAAAAAGATGGAAAGTTTTTAGGCGAACTTTCTGGGCTTGCCTCAAGAGCGGAGCAGTGGATTTCAGGCTATGGCTTACGCTTTACTGCTGCTGAGGCTTATAGTCAATTACTCAATAAAAATTTATTGGAACTCGCCGAATCACCAATTCCGGGCGTGCAATCACTCTCTGAATTTATGGATAGGCGTTTTCAGCCAGCAATGGGGACTTGTATTTGGACGCAACGTAGACTCAAGGAATTGTCTGATCGCATCTCTAGAACAACTCAAACCTTAAGAACTCGAATTGAATTCGTCAATGAAGAGCAAACCCAGAAGTTATTGGCCAGCATGGACCAGCGTGCCCGACTACAGTTGCGCTTACAGCAAACTGTAGAAAGCTTATCTGTTTTGGTGCTGACCTATTATGCAGTCAGTTTGCTGGCCTATATGGCTAAGGGTGGCAAGGAGGCCGGTTGGGATATTCATCCTGAAATCGTTGCCGCCGTTGCCGCTCCAGTGGTGGCTATTATTTTCTTTTTGATCAGCAGGTATAGGCGTAACCGAATTCTGACGATCGTTAAATCTTCTTAA
- a CDS encoding c-type cytochrome, whose protein sequence is MEILSMRIKYLKPILVTGAFIGLSQWSLPGMTQNADQLYKRGLAATCANCHGTDGKGVVDGGMPLINQLTSEQMLAKLNAYKSGALEGTIMPQLAKGYTDEQLITIANQLGKKQ, encoded by the coding sequence ATGGAGATTCTTTCTATGCGCATCAAGTATTTAAAACCCATATTAGTGACTGGCGCCTTTATTGGCTTAAGTCAATGGAGTCTGCCAGGCATGACTCAAAACGCAGATCAACTCTATAAACGAGGATTGGCAGCAACCTGCGCCAATTGCCATGGCACCGATGGTAAAGGCGTTGTTGATGGTGGCATGCCACTCATCAACCAACTTACCAGCGAGCAAATGCTGGCTAAATTAAATGCCTACAAGTCTGGCGCGCTAGAGGGAACTATCATGCCCCAGTTAGCTAAGGGCTACACCGACGAACAGCTCATCACTATTGCCAATCAACTTGGCAAAAAACAATAA
- a CDS encoding pirin family protein, giving the protein MLTLRKSQDRGYADHGWLKSFHSFSFAGYHHPKFMGWGNLRVINEDRVAAGMGFGKHSHRNMEIISYVLSGNLAHEDDMGNVESIPPGDIQRMSAGSGVTHSEFNHAQDQTTHFLQIWIEPNALEIEPGYEQKSIPAASKEGALCLVASPEGLHNAVKIHADARIYLGLFNGAQSETFHLNPQRKAYVHLIKGVLSVNHVALEAGDALLIENESQLDLCNGVDAEVLVFDLSR; this is encoded by the coding sequence ATGCTTACCCTCAGAAAATCCCAAGACCGTGGTTATGCTGATCACGGATGGCTTAAAAGCTTCCATTCCTTCTCCTTTGCTGGCTATCATCACCCAAAATTTATGGGCTGGGGCAACCTCAGAGTCATTAATGAAGATCGGGTGGCTGCAGGTATGGGCTTTGGCAAGCATAGCCATCGAAATATGGAAATTATTAGCTACGTTCTTTCCGGCAACCTGGCGCACGAAGACGATATGGGCAATGTAGAAAGCATACCTCCAGGCGATATTCAGCGCATGAGCGCTGGAAGCGGCGTAACTCATAGCGAATTTAATCACGCACAAGATCAAACCACCCATTTTTTACAAATTTGGATTGAACCTAATGCGCTTGAAATTGAGCCTGGCTATGAGCAGAAATCTATTCCTGCTGCAAGTAAAGAAGGCGCCTTATGCTTAGTTGCATCGCCAGAAGGACTTCATAATGCCGTCAAAATACATGCCGATGCCCGTATTTATTTAGGCCTATTTAATGGCGCACAATCTGAAACATTCCATCTTAATCCACAGCGTAAAGCCTATGTCCACCTTATCAAAGGCGTCCTAAGTGTGAATCATGTTGCCCTAGAGGCTGGAGATGCACTTCTCATAGAAAATGAGAGTCAGCTAGACCTTTGCAACGGCGTTGATGCCGAAGTACTTGTTTTTGATTTGAGTCGGTAA
- a CDS encoding tripartite tricarboxylate transporter substrate binding protein: MINHSIKKIILSAFALPLIIGSAVAAYPDKPIKMLIGYAPGSSTDIVGRMIANDLSLALKQPVIVENRGGAAGTIAADAEAKSPPDGYTILFAQNGLAINVAANPKLPFNGQKDLLPVVGVAATPHILIVGNNSKAKTVADLLMMLKADPGKLSFGSSGIGNSDHMAGELFLATTGTQAIHIPYKGGSPAATDLVGGQIDFYFAGMPVGLPLYKGDKAKALAVTGKNRFSGAPELVTMQEAGIKGYEMALWQGMFVPAGTPPAIISVLSSTVLKILETPEMKDRFIKAGVQIAPMNTLQFTDLYLSDIARWKVVIEKAKIKLD; the protein is encoded by the coding sequence ATGATTAATCATTCAATAAAAAAAATAATACTAAGTGCATTTGCATTACCGCTCATCATAGGGTCAGCAGTTGCTGCCTACCCAGATAAGCCAATCAAGATGTTAATTGGTTATGCGCCAGGTAGCTCAACTGACATTGTGGGAAGAATGATTGCCAATGATTTGAGCTTAGCCTTGAAGCAGCCGGTGATTGTTGAAAATAGAGGGGGTGCCGCAGGGACGATAGCAGCAGACGCTGAAGCCAAAAGCCCTCCCGATGGCTACACCATTCTCTTTGCTCAAAATGGTCTGGCAATTAATGTGGCGGCAAATCCTAAGCTACCATTTAATGGTCAGAAGGATTTACTCCCAGTTGTGGGGGTTGCCGCTACTCCACACATATTAATTGTGGGTAATAATTCAAAAGCCAAGACGGTAGCAGACTTACTGATGATGCTCAAAGCAGATCCAGGGAAGCTGAGTTTCGGATCTTCGGGCATCGGTAATTCAGATCACATGGCTGGAGAGTTATTTCTAGCCACCACAGGTACCCAAGCAATTCATATTCCATACAAGGGTGGATCACCTGCTGCTACTGATTTGGTAGGCGGTCAGATTGATTTTTATTTTGCTGGCATGCCCGTTGGTTTACCGCTATACAAAGGGGACAAGGCAAAAGCACTGGCTGTTACGGGTAAAAACCGCTTTAGCGGTGCCCCTGAGCTCGTTACCATGCAAGAGGCGGGTATCAAGGGTTATGAAATGGCATTGTGGCAGGGTATGTTCGTCCCCGCTGGGACTCCTCCTGCAATTATTAGCGTCTTGAGCAGTACCGTTCTCAAAATTCTGGAAACACCTGAAATGAAAGATCGGTTTATTAAAGCGGGTGTTCAAATTGCTCCTATGAACACGCTTCAATTTACTGATTTATATCTCTCTGATATTGCGAGATGGAAAGTAGTGATTGAGAAGGCAAAGATTAAATTAGACTAG
- a CDS encoding TAXI family TRAP transporter solute-binding subunit, producing the protein MGSDPTDNQAFMASIKQDIKETFLGLYETAHDRWNDFIQFLMEAWPLLVSLLIILTGVWLYADPPPPRHVMMATGAPGSSYHDLGKKYAEFFAKKGITLELVQTKGSQEDMVRLANRKDPIQAAFVQAGVDIPEGVSGIESLGAINYEPIWFFYRGPELRGHDFQAYQAQFKFFHQARISMGEKGSGTYVQASKILQVNGIGEGQKFVHLPLAQSVAALKNGQIDGAFIVDAYDGPSVQAILEDPNIHLAAFERAEAYARLLPYLQILNVPTGAFSLVRNYPDFDMKLMSTTTNLLIDSNMHPAIQFLFLEAARKINGKSTFFAKSGQFPSFENPLFPESAVALHFEKNGSPLLMTYLPFWVAELINRLTFVLLPFLAIAYPVLLTLPGYRDKRIRRKINRLYGMLREYEQELTQSFDSVDQDGYLKKLDLLEYEALQLNIPKAVSSDYYALRTSIDYVRSCLNRGIRPYQIQEEAVCL; encoded by the coding sequence ATGGGTTCTGACCCTACGGATAACCAGGCTTTTATGGCAAGCATCAAGCAAGATATTAAAGAAACCTTTCTTGGCCTCTATGAGACTGCCCATGATAGATGGAATGACTTTATTCAATTTCTGATGGAGGCTTGGCCACTGCTGGTTTCCCTTTTGATTATTTTGACAGGGGTGTGGCTGTATGCAGATCCCCCGCCTCCAAGGCATGTCATGATGGCCACCGGTGCCCCCGGGAGCTCTTATCATGATCTGGGAAAAAAATACGCTGAATTCTTCGCAAAAAAAGGGATTACTCTAGAGCTGGTCCAAACAAAAGGATCGCAAGAGGATATGGTGCGTTTAGCCAATCGTAAGGATCCTATTCAGGCGGCTTTTGTGCAGGCCGGGGTAGATATTCCTGAGGGTGTAAGCGGGATTGAATCCTTAGGGGCGATTAACTATGAGCCAATTTGGTTTTTCTACCGCGGACCCGAGTTGCGGGGGCATGACTTCCAGGCCTACCAAGCACAATTCAAATTTTTTCACCAGGCCAGGATTTCAATGGGGGAGAAGGGGAGCGGTACCTATGTACAGGCAAGCAAAATCCTTCAAGTTAATGGCATTGGGGAAGGTCAAAAATTTGTTCATCTTCCACTTGCGCAATCTGTTGCTGCCTTAAAAAATGGTCAGATCGATGGTGCATTTATCGTAGATGCTTATGATGGCCCAAGTGTGCAGGCAATATTAGAGGACCCTAACATTCATTTGGCTGCCTTTGAGCGGGCTGAAGCCTATGCTCGCCTATTGCCTTATCTGCAGATTTTAAATGTACCGACTGGTGCATTTAGTCTCGTTCGCAACTATCCTGATTTTGATATGAAACTGATGTCAACGACTACCAATTTATTGATTGATAGCAATATGCATCCGGCAATTCAGTTTCTCTTCTTAGAAGCGGCACGCAAAATCAATGGCAAATCTACTTTTTTTGCAAAAAGTGGTCAATTTCCTTCATTTGAAAATCCCCTGTTTCCAGAAAGCGCAGTAGCATTGCACTTTGAGAAAAATGGCTCCCCCTTATTGATGACTTACCTCCCTTTTTGGGTGGCTGAATTAATTAATCGCCTTACATTTGTTTTACTGCCATTTTTAGCTATCGCCTATCCCGTATTACTCACTTTGCCCGGCTATCGTGATAAACGTATTCGCCGAAAAATTAATAGGCTGTACGGAATGCTAAGAGAATATGAGCAAGAGCTAACTCAAAGCTTTGACTCTGTGGATCAAGACGGGTATCTGAAGAAGTTAGACTTATTGGAATATGAGGCCTTGCAATTAAATATCCCAAAGGCAGTCTCGAGTGACTATTACGCCTTGCGAACGAGTATTGACTATGTTCGTAGTTGCCTCAATCGAGGTATTCGCCCGTATCAGATTCAAGAGGAAGCCGTATGCCTTTGA
- a CDS encoding NAD(P)/FAD-dependent oxidoreductase: protein MDRRHFMGQSAAALGLLAGFSSQARANLPKAEILVIGGGYGGATAAKYLRLLSNNTARVTLIEPNTSFVSCPMSNLVVGGSKTMADITSPYDGLSKRHGIKIIQDSVANIDADKKTVKLASGKTLRYDKVVVSPGVSLMMDSIEGLAQANKNGVTLQAWKAGPETAALHNQIAAMRDGGTFVISIPEAPYRCPPGPYERACQVANYLKQHKAKSKVLILDANQDVTSKGGLFKKVWAEQYPGMIEYLPKHNVVGVDAKTKTVKLEVQDDIKGDVLNLLPAMSAGDIAVKTGLANSNGRWVNVNFLNFESTARKDIHVLGDSIQVAPAMPKSGHMANQHAKVAAAAIIAELSAWEINPAPVLTNTCYSFVNERDVVHVASVHQYNAAEKTFKTVPGSGGLSPAPSVLEGIYAWGWARNIWADSLA from the coding sequence ATGGATCGTCGACATTTTATGGGTCAAAGTGCAGCCGCACTCGGTTTGCTGGCCGGCTTTTCTAGTCAAGCTAGAGCAAACCTTCCTAAAGCAGAGATTCTGGTAATTGGTGGCGGTTACGGTGGTGCAACTGCTGCCAAGTACCTTCGCCTACTATCTAACAACACTGCTCGCGTTACCTTGATTGAGCCCAACACCTCTTTCGTATCGTGCCCCATGTCTAACTTAGTTGTAGGTGGGTCAAAAACCATGGCTGACATCACTTCTCCATATGATGGCCTGAGTAAGCGACATGGAATTAAGATTATTCAAGATAGTGTTGCCAATATCGATGCAGACAAAAAAACCGTCAAGCTTGCATCTGGAAAAACTTTGCGCTATGACAAAGTAGTAGTGTCTCCTGGTGTATCACTGATGATGGATAGTATTGAAGGCCTAGCGCAGGCAAATAAGAATGGCGTTACTTTGCAGGCTTGGAAAGCAGGTCCTGAAACAGCTGCCCTACACAATCAGATTGCAGCAATGCGTGATGGTGGGACCTTTGTAATCAGTATTCCTGAGGCGCCCTATCGATGCCCTCCTGGGCCATATGAACGTGCTTGCCAAGTAGCTAATTATCTAAAGCAGCACAAAGCAAAATCTAAAGTTCTCATTCTTGATGCCAATCAAGATGTGACATCTAAGGGTGGATTATTCAAAAAAGTTTGGGCAGAACAATATCCTGGAATGATTGAATATCTACCAAAGCACAATGTAGTCGGAGTGGATGCGAAGACTAAGACAGTGAAACTAGAAGTTCAGGATGATATTAAAGGGGATGTATTGAACTTATTGCCCGCAATGAGTGCTGGCGATATTGCAGTCAAGACAGGGCTAGCCAATTCCAACGGCCGCTGGGTCAATGTCAACTTCCTCAATTTTGAATCTACTGCTCGTAAAGACATTCACGTACTGGGTGACTCTATTCAAGTCGCTCCTGCTATGCCTAAGTCGGGTCATATGGCTAACCAGCATGCCAAAGTAGCTGCTGCTGCAATTATTGCTGAGCTCAGTGCTTGGGAGATAAACCCTGCACCAGTACTAACGAATACTTGCTATAGCTTTGTAAATGAGCGTGATGTGGTTCACGTAGCAAGCGTTCATCAATACAACGCTGCCGAGAAAACGTTTAAAACAGTTCCGGGCTCTGGAGGGCTTTCTCCAGCACCGTCTGTCTTAGAAGGCATTTATGCATGGGGTTGGGCTCGCAATATTTGGGCGGATAGCTTGGCGTAG
- a CDS encoding Ldh family oxidoreductase — protein MQYLSISDSENFIANALQAVNVPSADARVVAQLMVQSDLAGADGHGLFRLPAYIKRIRAGGINLHPNIHIERDQGATALVNGDNALGHLVMNKAVEIALEKVKKHSVCWVGSHYGNHSGAASVYVRKLAEKGYIGIYMAVGNANHMAPWGGIDLLLSTNPIAIAVPAGNSPIVLLDIATTVAAYGKVKLAAQKGESIPDGWMIDRKGQPLTDPQRSGEGSLLPIGGYKGYGLAVMIGLLAGTLNNAAVGKDTVDFNAHHDLITNTGQTIIAVDPTAFGDQEQFIQRVITLVEDLKNSSKLPGVNQIRVPGEGAAKTMTERMLTGIPISNQLLDALNACAKECGIATLDL, from the coding sequence ATGCAATACTTGTCTATATCTGATTCCGAAAATTTCATTGCCAATGCGCTTCAGGCAGTTAATGTTCCCAGTGCTGATGCCAGAGTGGTTGCGCAGCTAATGGTGCAGTCTGACTTAGCGGGTGCAGATGGGCATGGCCTGTTTCGCCTACCGGCTTATATTAAGAGAATTCGTGCGGGGGGCATCAATCTTCATCCAAATATTCATATTGAACGAGATCAGGGCGCAACTGCATTAGTTAATGGCGACAACGCCTTGGGCCATCTTGTAATGAATAAGGCCGTAGAAATTGCTCTCGAGAAAGTTAAAAAGCATAGCGTTTGCTGGGTAGGGAGTCATTACGGCAATCACTCTGGTGCCGCTTCTGTCTATGTTAGAAAACTAGCGGAGAAAGGTTACATCGGCATTTACATGGCAGTAGGCAATGCCAATCACATGGCCCCTTGGGGTGGTATCGATTTATTGCTATCTACTAATCCTATCGCAATTGCCGTTCCCGCGGGCAATAGCCCAATAGTGTTGTTAGATATAGCAACGACTGTTGCAGCTTACGGAAAAGTGAAGCTTGCTGCGCAAAAGGGAGAGTCCATTCCAGACGGCTGGATGATCGATCGCAAGGGCCAGCCTTTAACTGATCCCCAGAGATCTGGAGAAGGCTCATTACTCCCGATCGGCGGCTATAAGGGCTATGGCTTAGCAGTAATGATTGGTTTATTGGCTGGAACATTAAATAATGCGGCGGTAGGCAAAGATACCGTTGACTTTAATGCACATCACGACTTGATTACCAATACCGGTCAAACCATCATTGCGGTTGACCCCACCGCTTTTGGGGATCAAGAGCAATTTATTCAGAGAGTGATTACCCTAGTAGAGGATTTGAAGAATTCATCTAAGCTACCAGGAGTAAATCAAATTCGCGTACCAGGTGAGGGTGCTGCGAAGACGATGACAGAGAGAATGCTGACTGGCATTCCGATCTCAAATCAACTGTTAGATGCATTAAATGCTTGCGCTAAGGAGTGCGGCATTGCAACTTTAGATTTATAA
- a CDS encoding phospholipid carrier-dependent glycosyltransferase has protein sequence MRSPITYRNAIFILILGIFTYLYGLDSRFAPKNGDEYPYMHIVRMTADAGAWLPLQSDMIGIKNTKPPLVFWEGIASTQWGSDWSLIALRWPSVLYTGLTAFFLFLAVGRFSGNKQTGLLAALVWLSFFATYRYGRPFLTDPPEVFWLNLPFLALLYWGRAAFDSKLLFPLLAGLSLGMALLAKSFAYIVPAAFALGLFYWRWREWSLSRMLVKDLYKILLTATLALGVFALWFALDPFPEAIWREFILGENAAKFEARSSHYFLDLVRGGDSIWMLILTSLANAGLFFFVLLSTLHQCWRERRFLVIEESLLLLFALAFLIVFSLPSQRSGRYLLPIMPALAVLIALHWGRLPLWGFRIALLLQLILLSALAWVGGNLQLSYFLGEPGIWDYSYWHWLLMTSSLLLVIWGLMSAARCKAIALAVCFLCYCALTSSLSPLEGALGRFDRATIQAVAAQDIWIPCDYRAKDEEYRLLLPGAQLHGYPAKEAGDLPLLMGAYPLVAVHSPIGVEPVICDSCKIVGKRMEMRARHSDAQIREMLMGRIGEHLFVNEYLVSTPALAQSPILNSTANKDACR, from the coding sequence ATGCGAAGTCCTATTACTTACCGTAACGCCATATTTATCCTGATTTTAGGCATATTTACTTATTTATATGGCCTGGATAGTCGTTTTGCCCCAAAAAACGGGGATGAGTATCCCTACATGCATATCGTGCGCATGACAGCGGATGCTGGTGCATGGCTGCCCCTGCAGTCCGACATGATCGGCATTAAAAATACCAAGCCTCCCCTAGTATTTTGGGAAGGTATTGCTAGTACACAGTGGGGTAGTGATTGGTCTTTGATTGCGTTGCGATGGCCTAGCGTGCTCTACACAGGCTTGACTGCTTTTTTCTTATTCTTGGCAGTGGGTCGTTTTAGCGGGAATAAGCAAACGGGCCTTCTGGCCGCTTTAGTTTGGCTTTCTTTCTTTGCTACCTATCGTTATGGCCGACCTTTTTTAACGGATCCGCCGGAAGTGTTTTGGTTGAACCTGCCATTTTTAGCGCTTTTGTATTGGGGGCGTGCGGCGTTTGACTCAAAACTGCTATTCCCATTACTGGCAGGGCTCTCCTTGGGCATGGCTTTACTTGCTAAATCTTTTGCTTATATTGTTCCGGCAGCGTTCGCGTTAGGTTTGTTCTACTGGCGTTGGCGTGAGTGGAGCCTTTCTAGGATGTTGGTAAAGGATCTATACAAAATCCTATTAACGGCAACGCTAGCCTTAGGCGTTTTCGCTCTATGGTTTGCATTGGATCCATTTCCAGAGGCTATTTGGAGGGAATTTATTCTCGGTGAAAACGCAGCGAAGTTTGAGGCGCGCAGTTCCCATTATTTTTTAGACTTAGTACGCGGTGGTGACAGTATTTGGATGCTCATTCTGACGAGCTTAGCGAATGCTGGATTATTCTTTTTTGTGTTGTTGTCCACCTTGCATCAGTGCTGGCGGGAACGGCGCTTTCTGGTAATAGAGGAAAGTTTGCTTTTGCTGTTTGCTTTGGCTTTTTTGATTGTCTTTAGTTTGCCAAGCCAGCGTTCTGGGCGCTATCTTTTGCCCATCATGCCAGCACTGGCCGTCTTGATTGCCTTACATTGGGGACGTTTGCCTTTATGGGGCTTTCGGATAGCATTGCTGTTGCAATTGATTTTGCTATCTGCTCTTGCTTGGGTGGGAGGCAATTTACAGCTTTCTTACTTCTTAGGCGAGCCCGGAATATGGGATTATTCCTATTGGCACTGGCTGTTGATGACATCCTCTCTGCTGTTGGTGATCTGGGGTTTAATGAGTGCTGCTCGTTGTAAAGCCATTGCATTAGCAGTCTGCTTTCTTTGTTATTGCGCATTGACAAGCAGTCTGTCCCCCTTAGAGGGAGCCTTGGGCCGATTTGATAGAGCCACTATTCAGGCGGTAGCGGCGCAAGATATTTGGATTCCCTGCGACTATCGGGCTAAAGATGAAGAGTATCGACTCTTATTGCCTGGGGCTCAATTACATGGTTACCCAGCTAAAGAAGCGGGTGATCTGCCGCTATTAATGGGGGCCTATCCTTTGGTCGCCGTACATTCCCCCATTGGGGTGGAACCCGTTATTTGCGACTCTTGCAAGATTGTTGGCAAGCGTATGGAAATGCGGGCTCGACATTCTGATGCCCAGATTCGGGAGATGCTGATGGGTCGGATTGGTGAGCATTTATTTGTGAACGAATATTTGGTTTCTACTCCTGCATTAGCTCAGTCTCCCATACTCAATTCCACAGCGAACAAGGATGCCTGTCGATGA
- a CDS encoding GntR family transcriptional regulator → MEKLPLYKTLANTLGQRIYDGDWPVGTNLPSETSLCTRFKASRHTLRHALQTLETDGLVLRRQGAATQVISRQKQRRFTQSFNSPIDILSYPRNTYRVNLVEEFIELDKPMSDLIGSSVGSSWYHIGGIRKQHDTEQTIAWTDIYILPQFASLTSDPEHTQVMVFEQIEKKYGTRIVRAEVDVSAVSASPLIAKRLDLKPHASCLVITRRYFDAQDKLFEVTFTYHPENKYVYSMEFKSSSSA, encoded by the coding sequence ATGGAGAAGTTACCTTTATATAAGACGCTGGCCAATACGCTTGGCCAGCGAATTTATGACGGTGATTGGCCCGTCGGAACTAATCTACCCTCTGAGACATCCCTTTGTACGCGTTTTAAGGCTAGTCGTCATACCTTAAGACATGCTCTTCAAACGCTTGAGACAGATGGCCTCGTCTTGAGAAGGCAGGGGGCTGCCACTCAGGTGATTTCAAGGCAAAAGCAGAGACGCTTTACCCAGAGCTTTAATTCTCCAATTGATATTTTGAGTTATCCCAGAAATACCTATCGGGTGAATCTGGTAGAGGAGTTTATTGAGCTAGATAAACCCATGAGTGATTTGATTGGTAGCTCAGTTGGCTCATCCTGGTATCACATTGGTGGTATTCGAAAGCAGCACGATACAGAGCAGACGATTGCTTGGACTGATATTTATATTCTCCCGCAATTTGCCTCTTTGACATCTGATCCAGAGCATACACAAGTGATGGTTTTTGAGCAGATTGAAAAAAAGTATGGCACCCGTATTGTCCGTGCAGAAGTAGATGTGTCTGCTGTTAGCGCCTCCCCTTTAATTGCAAAGCGCTTAGATTTGAAACCCCATGCATCTTGCTTAGTTATTACAAGACGCTATTTTGATGCTCAAGATAAATTGTTTGAAGTCACCTTTACCTATCACCCAGAAAATAAATATGTTTACAGCATGGAATTTAAAAGTAGTTCTAGTGCTTAA